A single window of Hymenobacter sp. APR13 DNA harbors:
- a CDS encoding xanthine dehydrogenase family protein molybdopterin-binding subunit — protein MDTAEPTFFETNPKAGAVGQPLNRVDGRDKVTGKAKYSAEFNQLPGLVHAVLKTSDVAKGRITGFDTSAAMKQPGVLAILTHQNLPKLAKTPNDAEGKKAIGAPMGFLPLTTDQIHYAGQPVAIVVADTLERAQYAAALLRVQVAAEKPIASYEDPQAKLFDPTKVQDGKAPAHTVRGNAQAAFAAAPVQLTHKYTHAINHHNPMEPGATTAHWEAPDRLTIYDATQGVTRTQKAVSTMLGLSAEQVRVVTKYLGGGFGCKGSSWPHTILTVQAAKAVGRPVKLSLTRPQMFTGMGHREDQEQTLKMGATRDGKLTALIHEKTSTTSPWDNYAESNSKIINMLYACENFEASYQLARANVMTSTFTRAPGEAPGSFALESSLDDLAYQLGIDPLEIRLRNYAEKDHSTGQAWSSKSLKECYARGAELFGWSKRNPKAGATRDGRLLVGWGMATASYPVHNSQGTARARLYADGHAVVQSGATDLGTGTYTVMTQVAADALFLPVDKVRFELGDTKLPTAPNSGGSVAAGTVSSSVYMAAQDVWQKLIKVAVMDKKSPLYRAKAADVEVKQGRLQLKNNPQKGEEFAAIMKRAEMADIEGNGQGRYGSGYEDAQAAANADPAKKDQAADHSMHSFGAHFCEVKVDPDLGTVRVTRWVSVHGAGRILNAKTARSQIIGGSIFGIGAALMEGTVRDQNYSRYTNASLADYHIPVNADIPEMTVEFIDEKDPYINAMGVKGIGEISMVGVSAAVANAVFHATGKRVRSLPITPDKVLATKPVQA, from the coding sequence ATGGATACCGCAGAACCAACTTTCTTTGAAACCAACCCCAAAGCCGGCGCGGTGGGGCAGCCCCTGAACCGCGTCGATGGGCGGGATAAAGTCACGGGCAAGGCCAAGTACTCGGCTGAGTTCAACCAGCTGCCGGGCCTCGTGCATGCCGTGCTCAAAACCAGCGACGTAGCCAAGGGCCGCATCACCGGTTTCGATACTTCGGCAGCTATGAAGCAGCCGGGCGTACTGGCCATCCTCACGCACCAGAACCTGCCCAAGCTAGCCAAAACCCCCAACGATGCGGAGGGTAAGAAGGCCATCGGCGCGCCCATGGGCTTCCTGCCGCTGACCACCGACCAGATTCATTACGCCGGCCAGCCCGTAGCCATTGTGGTGGCCGATACGCTGGAGCGCGCCCAGTATGCCGCCGCGCTGCTGCGCGTGCAGGTGGCCGCTGAGAAGCCGATTGCCTCCTACGAAGACCCGCAGGCCAAACTGTTCGACCCCACGAAAGTGCAGGATGGCAAAGCACCGGCCCACACCGTGCGCGGCAACGCGCAGGCGGCGTTTGCGGCGGCGCCGGTGCAGCTTACCCACAAGTACACCCACGCCATCAACCATCACAACCCCATGGAGCCCGGCGCCACCACGGCCCACTGGGAAGCCCCCGACCGCCTCACCATCTACGACGCCACGCAGGGCGTGACGCGCACCCAGAAGGCCGTCAGCACCATGCTGGGCCTTTCGGCGGAGCAGGTGCGCGTCGTGACCAAGTACCTGGGCGGCGGTTTCGGATGCAAGGGCTCCAGCTGGCCCCACACCATCCTGACGGTGCAGGCTGCCAAAGCGGTGGGCCGGCCCGTGAAACTTTCGCTCACCCGCCCGCAGATGTTCACGGGCATGGGCCACCGCGAAGACCAGGAGCAGACCCTGAAAATGGGTGCCACCCGCGACGGCAAGCTCACGGCCCTCATCCACGAGAAGACCTCTACCACCTCGCCCTGGGACAACTACGCCGAGTCGAACAGCAAGATTATCAATATGCTGTATGCGTGCGAGAACTTCGAGGCCTCGTACCAATTGGCCCGCGCCAACGTCATGACTTCCACCTTCACGCGGGCTCCGGGTGAAGCGCCGGGCTCGTTTGCGCTGGAGAGTTCCCTGGATGATCTGGCCTACCAACTGGGCATCGATCCACTGGAAATCCGGCTGCGCAACTACGCCGAGAAGGACCACAGCACCGGCCAGGCCTGGAGCAGCAAGAGCCTGAAGGAGTGCTACGCCCGCGGAGCCGAGCTGTTCGGCTGGAGCAAGCGCAACCCCAAGGCCGGCGCCACCCGCGACGGCCGCCTGCTGGTGGGCTGGGGCATGGCCACGGCCAGCTACCCCGTCCACAACTCCCAGGGCACGGCTCGCGCCCGCCTCTACGCCGACGGCCACGCCGTGGTGCAGTCGGGTGCTACCGATCTGGGCACCGGTACCTACACCGTCATGACGCAGGTAGCGGCCGATGCGCTATTTCTGCCCGTGGACAAGGTGCGTTTCGAGCTAGGTGATACCAAGCTGCCCACCGCGCCCAACTCGGGCGGCTCGGTGGCGGCTGGTACGGTTTCGTCGTCGGTGTACATGGCCGCGCAGGACGTGTGGCAGAAGCTGATTAAGGTGGCGGTGATGGATAAGAAGTCGCCGCTGTACCGCGCCAAAGCGGCCGATGTGGAGGTGAAGCAGGGCCGTTTGCAGCTCAAGAACAATCCACAGAAAGGGGAGGAGTTTGCCGCCATCATGAAGCGCGCCGAAATGGCCGACATCGAAGGCAACGGCCAGGGCCGCTACGGCAGCGGCTACGAAGACGCCCAGGCCGCCGCCAACGCCGACCCCGCCAAAAAGGACCAGGCCGCCGACCATTCCATGCACTCCTTCGGGGCGCACTTCTGCGAGGTGAAGGTTGACCCCGACCTGGGCACCGTGCGCGTCACGCGCTGGGTGAGCGTGCACGGGGCCGGCCGCATCCTCAACGCCAAAACCGCCCGCTCCCAGATCATCGGGGGCAGCATCTTCGGCATCGGGGCGGCGCTGATGGAAGGCACCGTGCGCGACCAGAACTACTCGCGCTACACCAACGCCTCCCTGGCCGACTACCACATTCCCGTCAACGCCGACATTCCGGAAATGACGGTGGAATTCATCGACGAAAAAGACCCCTACATCAACGCCATGGGCGTGAAAGGTATCGGCGAAATTTCGATGGTAGGCGTCTCCGCCGCCGTAGCCAATGCCGTGTTCCACGCCACCGGTAAGCGGGTCCGCAGCTTGCCAATTACGCCTGATAAAGTATTGGCCACGAAACCAGTACAGGCGTAG
- a CDS encoding (2Fe-2S)-binding protein: protein MPDFPASDFPAGGTPPEPKPNDGSRRSFMKQAGGILGLALAPPLVAQAERLTAYSKTVEGVTALQLKINGTVRTIQAEPRVTLLDALREYMDLTGTKKGCDHGQCGACTVHVDGRRINSCLTLAVMQQGKEITTIEGLAKGDDLHPMQEAFLKHDGFQCGYCTPGQIMSGVACVKEGHAGSDDQTREWMSGNLCRCGAYPNIVAAVREVAGKA from the coding sequence ATGCCTGATTTTCCTGCTTCCGATTTCCCGGCCGGCGGTACGCCTCCTGAGCCGAAACCCAACGACGGCTCGCGCCGGTCGTTTATGAAACAAGCCGGCGGCATCCTGGGCTTGGCACTGGCCCCGCCGCTGGTGGCACAGGCTGAGCGCCTGACGGCCTACTCCAAAACGGTGGAGGGCGTCACGGCCCTGCAGTTGAAAATCAACGGCACCGTGCGCACCATCCAGGCCGAGCCCCGCGTGACGCTGCTGGATGCTTTACGCGAGTACATGGACCTGACCGGCACCAAAAAAGGCTGCGACCATGGCCAGTGCGGCGCCTGCACCGTGCACGTCGATGGCCGGCGCATCAATAGCTGCCTCACGCTGGCCGTGATGCAGCAGGGTAAGGAAATCACCACCATCGAAGGCTTGGCCAAGGGCGACGACCTGCATCCGATGCAGGAAGCGTTCCTCAAGCACGATGGTTTCCAGTGTGGCTACTGCACGCCCGGTCAGATTATGAGCGGCGTAGCCTGCGTGAAAGAAGGCCACGCCGGCTCCGACGACCAGACCCGCGAGTGGATGAGCGGCAACCTCTGCCGCTGCGGCGCCTACCCCAACATCGTGGCCGCCGTGCGGGAAGTGGCTGGCAAAGCGTGA
- a CDS encoding TetR/AcrR family transcriptional regulator yields MKSYQRIEQTALQLFADRGYDHTSTALIAKEAGVSEPLIFKYFQSKDKLFESIIKDGYKRIVEANRGMLTEDDASALVQKVIDLPYKLVREERAFWTLQDKAFDKEVVQKHFQKFMLPVYSLLNKAFIDLGYAQPDLATYHLTLLVQALWRQLLHEEDAEMLNRLNTYIKRIYTHPSLADLHQ; encoded by the coding sequence ATGAAAAGCTACCAGCGAATTGAGCAAACTGCCTTACAGCTGTTTGCCGACCGGGGCTACGACCATACTTCCACTGCCCTCATCGCCAAAGAAGCTGGCGTGTCGGAGCCGTTGATTTTCAAGTACTTCCAGAGCAAAGACAAGCTGTTTGAGAGCATCATCAAGGATGGCTACAAGCGCATCGTGGAAGCCAACCGCGGCATGCTGACCGAAGACGACGCCTCGGCGCTGGTGCAGAAGGTCATCGACCTGCCCTACAAGCTGGTGCGCGAAGAGCGGGCTTTCTGGACGCTGCAGGACAAGGCCTTCGACAAGGAAGTGGTGCAGAAGCACTTCCAGAAGTTCATGCTGCCCGTGTATTCGCTGCTCAACAAGGCCTTCATCGACCTGGGCTACGCGCAGCCGGATCTGGCCACCTACCACCTCACGCTGCTGGTGCAGGCGCTGTGGCGCCAGCTGCTGCACGAAGAAGACGCCGAGATGCTGAACCGCCTCAACACCTACATCAAGCGCATCTACACGCACCCCAGCCTGGCCGATCTGCACCAGTAG
- a CDS encoding FAD binding domain-containing protein, which translates to MNNFSYTQAGSAKEATGLLKDKPQAAYIAGGTTLLDLMKANLQEPPQLVDINTLPFKGIEQTKDGLRIGAMERMSDVGENKLVLEQFPAISESLLLAASPQLRNMASIGGNILQRTRCGYFRDAAFPCNKRVPGSGCPALEGDNHNLAVLGTSESCIATAYPGDLSVALAAFDAVLTLENQKGKQRQVPVKDFYLLPGKTPQKETVLESGELIVAVTIPMTAQARRSTYLKVRERSSYAYALASAAVGLDVQGGTIRAARVALGGVGTKPWRSPEAEKALVGQPATEATFRAAAAAAMRGAQPRKENAFKVELAQNTLVQALMKVAG; encoded by the coding sequence ATGAACAACTTTAGCTATACCCAGGCTGGTTCGGCCAAGGAGGCCACGGGCCTGCTGAAAGACAAACCCCAGGCGGCCTACATTGCCGGCGGCACCACGCTGCTGGACTTGATGAAAGCCAACCTGCAGGAGCCCCCGCAGCTGGTCGATATCAATACCCTGCCCTTCAAAGGCATCGAGCAGACCAAGGACGGGCTGCGCATCGGCGCCATGGAGCGCATGAGCGACGTGGGCGAGAACAAGCTGGTGCTGGAGCAGTTTCCGGCCATTTCGGAGTCATTGCTGCTGGCGGCCTCGCCGCAGCTGCGCAACATGGCCAGCATCGGGGGCAACATTCTGCAGCGCACCCGCTGCGGCTACTTTCGCGACGCGGCGTTTCCGTGCAACAAGCGCGTGCCCGGCTCCGGCTGCCCGGCTCTGGAAGGCGACAACCATAACCTGGCCGTACTGGGCACTTCCGAGAGCTGCATTGCCACCGCCTACCCCGGCGACCTGAGCGTGGCCCTGGCCGCCTTCGACGCCGTGCTGACGCTGGAAAACCAGAAAGGCAAGCAACGGCAGGTGCCGGTAAAAGACTTCTATCTGCTGCCCGGCAAAACGCCCCAGAAGGAAACCGTGTTGGAGTCCGGTGAGCTTATTGTGGCCGTGACCATCCCGATGACCGCGCAGGCCCGTCGCTCCACCTACCTGAAGGTGCGGGAGCGGAGCAGCTACGCCTACGCGCTGGCCTCGGCCGCCGTGGGCCTCGACGTGCAGGGTGGCACCATCCGGGCGGCCCGCGTGGCGCTGGGCGGCGTGGGCACCAAGCCTTGGCGCAGTCCCGAAGCCGAGAAGGCCCTCGTCGGCCAGCCGGCCACCGAAGCCACGTTCCGGGCCGCGGCGGCAGCCGCAATGCGTGGCGCCCAGCCCCGCAAGGAAAACGCGTTCAAAGTAGAGCTGGCCCAGAACACGCTGGTGCAGGCTTTGATGAAAGTAGCGGGCTAA